The genomic stretch GAGCGCGCTGCGCGCCATGAGGGCGGCACTCTTGCTCGGCGGCTTGGCGACTTCGGCAGGCGATTGCGACGATGCCGGGACTTCGGCCGCAGGTAGCTTGCTGCCCTTCGACAGGCGAGGGGCCATCGGCGCCTTTTTGATCTTGGTGCTTCCGCACTCGGGACAGGTCACGGCACGCTTTGCACGTTGCATTTCGTACGCAGCACTATCGCGGAACCATGCCTCGAATTCGTGATCCTTGGCGCAGTGAAGGCTATAGACGATCATCGGTCCTTAGAGTTCCCTGCTTTGCGGCAACATCGCCCTATATATAGCGCGTCCTTGAACAGTTCAAACATGACCGAGCCCGCGACGAAGCCTGGAGGCCGATCTCACGAAAGTATGTCGCCGTCGCCCTGGATTCGCCGTTTTGCGCCACTCGTACCCTCGAGCGGGCGCGTGCTCGACGTCGCGTGCGGCAGCGGGCGTCATGCACGGCATTTCCTGGCCCTCGGCCATGCGGTCACGGCCGTCGACATCGATCTCGACCGGGTGCGCGATCTTTCTCATACTTCCCGCATCGAGCTCGTGGAGGCCGATCTCGAGGCCGGCCCCTGGCCTTTATCAGGCCGGGCGTTTGCGGCAGTTGTGGTCACGAACTATCTTTGGCGCCCGCTCTTTCCGGAATTGCTCGCGGCGGTGGAGATGGGTGGGGTGCTCCTCTATGAGACTTTCGCCGAGGGTAATGAGCGTTTTGGCCGGCCCACCAATCCGGCCCATCTTTTGGCGCCGGGGGAACTTCTCGAACGCGTGCGTGGCATACTCGAAGTCATCGCTTATGAACACGGTGTCGTGAATTACCCACGCCCTGCGGTGGTTCAGCGGATCGCAGCGTTCAAGCCGGCTCCGGCCCAAGAACGGGCTCTTCCAATCGACGTATTGGCGTAATTCTACACGCAAAATATGTTTATTTCAATAATTGCACAAGCGGAAATCGAATTGGGGAAACCTTATGCTAGGGCCGTACATTTTGCTTTTCCTGCACGTCATGCGGCACATTCGGTTAATATTCGTTAACGCGTAACCAAGCCTTAATGGCTAGCCTCTAGGGTTCCGTGCGAGGGGGCTCGTCAAGGAAAGCACATGCCGCGCACTTTTCGA from Alphaproteobacteria bacterium encodes the following:
- a CDS encoding class I SAM-dependent methyltransferase codes for the protein MSPSPWIRRFAPLVPSSGRVLDVACGSGRHARHFLALGHAVTAVDIDLDRVRDLSHTSRIELVEADLEAGPWPLSGRAFAAVVVTNYLWRPLFPELLAAVEMGGVLLYETFAEGNERFGRPTNPAHLLAPGELLERVRGILEVIAYEHGVVNYPRPAVVQRIAAFKPAPAQERALPIDVLA
- a CDS encoding DUF1178 family protein; amino-acid sequence: MIVYSLHCAKDHEFEAWFRDSAAYEMQRAKRAVTCPECGSTKIKKAPMAPRLSKGSKLPAAEVPASSQSPAEVAKPPSKSAALMARSALEAIRKEIEAKCDYVGEQFAEEARKIHYGETKKRDIYGETSDAEAEALSQEGIEFQRIPWIRRTDG